A genomic window from Silene latifolia isolate original U9 population chromosome 11, ASM4854445v1, whole genome shotgun sequence includes:
- the LOC141611853 gene encoding glucan endo-1,3-beta-glucosidase 3-like, which translates to MACVILALFLTFTLVTAQQEAFIGVNIGTALSDMPHPTQVVALLKSQHIRHVRLYDADRGMLLALANTGIQVSVSVPNNQLLGIGQSNSTAANWVSQNVVAHYPATNITSICVGSEVLSSIPNAASILVDALKFIHSALVASNLDKQIKVSTPLSTSVILDSFPPSQAFFNHSLVSVIGPMLKFLQSTSSYLMLNIYPYYDYMNSNGVIPLDYALFEPLSSNKEAVDANTLLHYTNVFDAMVDAAYFAMADLNFTNIPMIVTESGWPSKGDANEPDATLENANTYNSNLIRHILANTGTPKHPGTAMSTYIYELYNEDMKPGSTSERNWGLFDENGKPIYIMHLSDAGTVLANDTNNQTYCTAREGADKRMLQAALDWACGPGKVDCSFLLQGQPCYEPDNVVAHATYAFNSYYQLMNKAPGSCDFKGVAEVTTTNPSHDNCTYEATGVLNGTFANASAPTMNPMSSNSAGNIVFSSHKNAMIGILFWIVMLLQFGTTSHRSK; encoded by the exons AAGCTTTCATAGGTGTTAACATAGGAACAGCCCTTTCAGACATGCCACATCCAACTCAAGTAGTAGCCCTTCTCAAATCCCAGCATATCCGACATGTTCGGCTCTACGATGCAGACAGGGGAATGCTTCTTGCCCTTGCCAATACTGGTATTCAGGTTTCCGTTTCCGTGCCAAATAACCAACTCCTTGGTATTGGACAATCAAACTCAACTGCGGCCAACTGGGTTTCTCAAAATGTTGTTGCTCATTATCCTGCGACAAACATTACCTCAATATGTGTTGGCTCTGAAGTTTTGAGCTCCATACCCAATGCAGCCTCGATCCTTGTGGATGCTCTTAAGTTTATACACTCAGCCCTTGTGGCATCTAACCTTGACAAGCAGATCAAAGTTTCGACACCCCTCTCTACCTCAGTTATCCTTGATTCTTTCCCTCCTTCCCAAGCGTTCTTTAACCACTCCCTAGTTTCAGTTATTGGTCCAATGCTTAAATTTTTACAATCTACTAGCTCATATCTTATGCTCAATATATATCCTTACTATGATTATATGAATTCAAATGGTGTAATTCCTTTGGACTATGCGCTTTTTGAACCTCTTTCTTCAAATAAAGAAGCAGTTGATGCCAATACCCTTCTCCACTATACAAATGTCTTTGATGCCATGGTGGATGCTGCGTATTTTGCCATGGCTGATCTCAATTTTACTAACATCCCCATGATAGTAACCGAGTCTGGCTGGCCATCAAAGGGAGATGCTAACGAGCCAGACGCAACTCTCGAGAATGCCAATACCTACAATAGCAACCTAATAAGGCATATCCTAGCCAATACGGGGACCCCTAAGCATCCAGGAACTGCAATGAGTACTTACATTTATGAGCTCTACAACGAGGATATGAAGCCCGGTTCCACATCGGAGAGGAACTGGGGCTTGTTTGACGAAAATGGAAAGCCGATATACATCATGCATCTCTCAGATGCGGGCACAGTTTTGGCCAACGACACAAACAATCAGACTTACTGCACAGCAAGGGAAGGAGCTGACAAGAGGATGTTGCAAGCTGCTTTAGATTGGGCCTGTGGGCCTGGGAAGGTGGATTGTTCATTTTTGTTGCAGGGTCAGCCTTGCTATGAACCAGATAATGTAGTAGCTCATGCTACATACGCATTCAACTCTTATTATCAACTGATGAACAAAGCTCCAGGTTCTTGTGACTTCAAAGGTGTGGCAGAGGTCACTACTACGAACCCAA GTCATGACAATTGCACATATGAAGCTACTGGTGTTCTCAATGGCACTTTTGCAAATGCCAGTGCACCAACTATGAACCCTATGAGCTCGAATTCTGCAGGCAACATCGTCTTCAGTAGTCACAAAAACGCAATGATTGGGATTCTCTTTTGGATTGTAATGTTGTTACAATTCGGTACCACAAGTCATCGTTCCAAGTGA